A window of the Chanodichthys erythropterus isolate Z2021 chromosome 21, ASM2448905v1, whole genome shotgun sequence genome harbors these coding sequences:
- the fbxl3b gene encoding F-box/LRR-repeat protein 3, with translation MKRGQKRGDQAEEGGGSVSGPGPGAPEVHKRLRRGDSEERHDEDGQVDWRRLPEEILLQIFQYLPLLDRAFASQVCRGWNQAFHMPELWRCFEFELNQPASSYLKATHPDLIKQIIKRHSNHLQYVSFKVDSSTESAEAACDILSQLVNCSLKTLGLISTARPSFMELPKSHFISALTVVFVNSKSLSSLKIDDTPVDDPSLKVLVANNSDTLKLLKMSSCPHVSPAGILCVADQCHGLRELALNYHLLSDELLLALSSERHVHLEHLRIDVVSENPGQQFHTIKKSSWDAMVRHSPKFNLVMYFFLYEDEFGPFFRDEVPVTHLYFGRSVSKEVLGRVGLTCPRLVELVVCANGLRPLDEELIRIADRCKQLSAIGLGECEVSCSAFVEFVKMCGGRLSQLSIMEEVLMPDNKYGLDDIHWEVSKHLGRVWFPDMMPTW, from the exons ATGAAACGAGGCCAGAAGAGAGGCGATCAAGCGGAGGAGGGAGGCGGGTCGGTGTCGGGGCCGGGCCCCGGGGCCCCCGAGGTCCACAAGAGGCTCCGGCGGGGCGATTCAGAGGAGCGGCATGACGAGGACGGGCAGGTGGACTGGCGGCGGCTGCCGGAGGAGATCCTGCTGCAGATCTTCCAGTACCTGCCGCTGCTGGACCGGGCCTTCGCCTCGCAGGTGTGCCGCGGCTGGAACCAGGCCTTCCACATGCCGGAGCTCTGGAGGTGCTTCGAGTTCGAGCTCAACCAGCCGGCCAGCTCCTACCTGAAGGCCACGCACCCCGACCTCATCAAACAGATCATCAAACGCCACTCCAACCACCTGCAGTACGTCAGCTTCAAG gtggACAGCAGCACTGAATCCGCAGAAGCAGCATGTGACATCCTCTCTCAGCTGGTCAACTGCTCTCTGAAGACCCTCGGGCTCATTTCCACCGCGAGACCCTCCTTCATGGAGCTGCCCAAA TCTCATTTCATCTCGGCGTTGACGGTGGTGTTCGTGAACTCTAAATCTCTGTCCTCTCTGAAGATCGATGACACTCCCGTTGACGATCCGTCCCTCAAAGTGCTGGTGGCCAATAACAGCGACACGCTGAAGCTGCTGAAGATGAGCAGCTGTCCACACGTGTCTCCCGCAG GTATCCTGTGCGTGGCGGATCAGTGTCACGGTCTGCGCGAGCTGGCGCTAAACTACCACCTGTTGAGCGACGAGCTGCTGCTGGCGCTGTCGTCCGAGCGGCACGTTCACCTGGAGCACCTGCGCATCGACGTGGTGAGCGAGAACCCGGGCCAGCAGTTCCACACCATCAAGAAGAGCAGCTGGGACGCCATGGTGCGCCACTCGCCCAAGTTCAACCTGGTCATGTACTTCTTCCTGTACGAGGACGAGTTCGGGCCCTTCTTCCGCGACGAGGTGCCCGTCACGCACCTGTACTTCGGCCGCTCGGTCAGTAAGGAGGTCCTGGGCCGCGTGGGGCTGACGTGCCCGCGGCTGGTGGAGCTGGTGGTGTGCGCCAACGGCCTGCGACCCCTGGACGAGGAGCTGATCCGCATCGCCGACCGCTGCAAGCAACTGTCGGCCATCGGCCTGGGCGAGTGCGAGGTTTCCTGCAGCGCCTTCGTGGAGTTCGTGAAGATGTGCGGCGGCCGGCTCTCGCAGCTGTCCATCATGGAGGAGGTTCTGATGCCGGACAACAAGTACGGGCTGGACGACATCCACTGGGAAGTGTCCAAACACCTGGGCCGCGTCTGGTTCCCCGACATGATGCCCACCTGGTAG